Sequence from the Pyrobaculum neutrophilum V24Sta genome:
GCGGTTGAAAACGCCATAACCTTCGGGGACTACGGCCCGTTTAACAGCAAGGCGGCCGCGCTCTTGCAGACCATGAAGGTGGGAGACAGCAGGCTTGAGGATGTAGCTTTAAAAGGCATGCAACCGGTAATGTCTGTGATATTGAGGATGCTCTTGGATATATACCGCCTCGGCACGTTGCCCCGATCCACCATAGACCAGCTACAGAACTTCGTGGTGAAGCTCTTCGAGTACAGGTCCGAGATCGGCAGGACGTTGAACATAACCCGCTTCCTCGCGCTCGCGGGAGCCGCCATGGTGGCCTTCGTAAACACCTCAATGATTAGGCTGACTGAGGCGATGTCTAAGATCTCCGGCGGGGCGCAACTGGGCGGCATAGGCATGAGCATGCTGTATCTAGCGCTCGCCATAATGTCCGTGGGGTACTACTTCCTCTTCACCAAGATAAGCTTCTCCACTAGAGGCGGGCTTCTGTATTTAGCCCTGCTGTATCTGGCCGTATTCGTTGCGTCGTTTGCGGTGGGAGTGTTCCTCAAGGCGTAGGCCATGCTGGACTTTAGACTCGACTCCTGCAGGGGGGCGGTCGTTGAGGAGTACCCCTCCGAGGGGGCCCGCATCCAGATATACAGGTCTGAAGACGGGTACTGCTACAACGTGGCGTACGCCTTCCCCTACTCGGAGAAAGTGGGCGAATACGCCTACAAGGTGGTGGAGTACCTCACGGCCAACCAGATAATTAGGCCTAACCTCACCAGGGAGGAGCTCGGCAAACTTATCGAGATGGCCATGGCGGACATTGGGGTTCCGAGGCAGCTACGCGCCGCCGTGAGGTACTACGTCCAGCTCGAGGCCGCCGACTACTCCTACCTCACGCCGATTCTCTACGACATAAAGCTGGAAAACGTGAACATAAACGGCACAGACAGCCCCATCTATGTGGATCACAGAGACTACGGCTACAACGTGAAGACCAACGTGATACCTACAAACAAGGAGACCCTGATCAAGGTCATAGGGAGGGTCTACGCGGAGACCGGCCGCCCGCTGAACGAGCAGTACCCCATACAGGATACGTACATACGCCTCAGAAACGGGGCGCTTCTGCGCTTCGCCACTGCGATGTCTGGCAGAGTGGCGAGAAACCCGCCCTACGTATCCGTCCGTATACAGCCTCCGCACCCCATATCGCCCACCGAGCTGATAAAGAGGCGCACCATCTCCGCCTTAGCGATGGCCTATCTATGGTACCTATTCGAGCACCACAAGTCGGTGATGGTTGTTGGCGGCACCGGCACGGGCAAAACGACGTTGCTAAACGCGTTGCTCGTCCTTCTGCCCCACAAACGCCTCGCCATAGCGGAGGAGACCCCCGAGATCAGGATGCCTCCTAGCTACCAGAACGTGGTTATGCTTTTCACATCGCCGATGTACGACTACATGAAGAACCTGCCCGGGTCGGAGTCCGCGATATACCTAATAGACCTCGTCAAGTATCTGCTCCGCGCGAGACCTGACATCATCGTCATAGGCGAGAGCCGCGGCAGAGAGATCCACGAGCTGATACAGGGAGTCTTGACGGGCCACGGCGGCGCCACCACCTTCCACGCCGAAGACATAATGGAGGTGTTTATGCGTCTCACAGGAGAGGCCATGGGGGTATCCTCGGAACACATATCCGCGTTCCACGTGACGGCCACGATAAAGAGGTTCGAGTTCGGCAGAAGGGTCACCTCCATCACCGAGGTCGTCTGGCTCAGGGCGTATCCATACGCCGCGCCGGGCAAGATAAAGATCAAGGAGGAGGAGTTCGGGCTTATAAACGTGGGCTGGTACGACCAACGTAGCGACACAGTAGAGGTGGATCTGAGGCGGTCCTACTGGCTTCAGAAGCTCGGCGGCTATGACGAAATAGCGGAGAGGGCTAAGTTCCTCACGTCTCTGGTGGAGCGGGGGGTCTTCGACGCCGAAAAGGTGGGCGAGGCGGTGAGGGAGTACTACAGGCAGAAACATGCTCTACTACGGAAGGCCTGAGGATCTGGCGAGGGCCGTGCGGCGCGAGATCGAGCTGCTAGGTGCTTTGCTCAACATCGACGAGAGGCTGGACGCCTTCATAAAGAGGAAGATAGAGCTACTGAACAGATGTCTTTCCCAGGTGGAAAGGCTGCCGCAGGGCGAGTACCAGCTTATCGCCGTGGGCGGTTGTGAAATAGTGCCGATATGATCGACCTCTACATAGCGGGGGCTGTGGCGGTGCTTTCGGCGATGGGCGGCATCTTCATAAAGGACTTAAAGGCGTTATCTATCTTCACAGTTCTGATAGCCGCAGCCGCCTTCTTGTTGGCATACGCCGTGGGTATGCCTGCCGTTGTGCTAGGGCTGGTGGGCCTCTCCACCGCCGCGGTAAAGATGGGGAGGGCCGGCAAACGCGTCGTCGAAAGGAAGGTGCGCACCTATAGGTCGCGGAGGAGGCTAGCGGGTCTTGAGGAGTCGGTGAGGGCCATACCTGAGAACATACTCGACGTGGTGCCCGCGGGCTCCGTGAGGGCGATACATCCGAAGATCGTCGGCTTAGTCGCCTTAATCAACGACGCCTACTCCAAGGGCTACACGGTAGAGGAGCCCGCCTGGTTCAAAGTGGTTAGGCAGTACCTCGCCTCGGTGGGGCCTCAATACACCGCGGATAGGGCGAAGGTGATCTCGGAGTATGAGGTAGTCGAGCTGGAGCGTTAGTTTTTATGCCCGTTGAGGCGTCCTACGTCCAAGGAAGCGCTTAAAAAGGCCTGGGC
This genomic interval carries:
- a CDS encoding type II/IV secretion system ATPase subunit — protein: MLDFRLDSCRGAVVEEYPSEGARIQIYRSEDGYCYNVAYAFPYSEKVGEYAYKVVEYLTANQIIRPNLTREELGKLIEMAMADIGVPRQLRAAVRYYVQLEAADYSYLTPILYDIKLENVNINGTDSPIYVDHRDYGYNVKTNVIPTNKETLIKVIGRVYAETGRPLNEQYPIQDTYIRLRNGALLRFATAMSGRVARNPPYVSVRIQPPHPISPTELIKRRTISALAMAYLWYLFEHHKSVMVVGGTGTGKTTLLNALLVLLPHKRLAIAEETPEIRMPPSYQNVVMLFTSPMYDYMKNLPGSESAIYLIDLVKYLLRARPDIIVIGESRGREIHELIQGVLTGHGGATTFHAEDIMEVFMRLTGEAMGVSSEHISAFHVTATIKRFEFGRRVTSITEVVWLRAYPYAAPGKIKIKEEEFGLINVGWYDQRSDTVEVDLRRSYWLQKLGGYDEIAERAKFLTSLVERGVFDAEKVGEAVREYYRQKHALLRKA